A stretch of DNA from Halobacteriovorax sp. JY17:
AACCACTCTTTTTGATGTTTCTTCATCTCCATTTTTCAAGATAGCTATGTCAATTAGGATACACTATTTATTTCAGCCAGTTTCACTCAAGTGGAAGTCTGAACTAGGAATCGATTTCTTGATAAAATAGAGATTAGAATCCAAAAGATTGACCTCAGTGTCATGGCACCAACCGTTCTTATCTCATAACTTTTACCTGAATACACATGAATACCAAAACCAATAAAGACAAGTAGGGTCGTGATGGCTAAAGTTATCGCTAGAGAAAAAGCCCATTTCTTTTTTAGAAATATGCCAATTCCGAAAATTACATAGAAAAAACCACCAATAAAGTTAAACCAGAGGACAAATGGAACGAATTTACCAGCAAATTGCTTGCCTGCTTCACCACCAAATAGGGCAAAGCCACCAGACTTTATTGTCATAATCCCAAATCCAATCGCAAGCAAGCCTAGAATTCCAATAATCATCTTGTCTTTTTTACTATTGATTTTCATAGGGTTTCTCCATTTTTATATTTAGTTAAATATATCTCCATTTTTCCAATGGTATTAAAAAGGTTAAGAGATGTTACTTCATTTAAAAACTCTAACCCAATAATTTGAAGTGAGCTTCGGTCATATGCTTCTTGTAATTTGACATAATCAAGAGTTGTAATTTTACCATTTTTAAATCGTTTTTTTTCAGCTTTTAAAATTTCTTTCTGCTGAACTATTATTTTCTTTAAATAAGTTATTTGTTCTGTATTTGATTGAACTCTACCCTTAATTTCTCCAAAGCCATTATTCAAATTTAATTCTACTTGTCTCTCTCTAAATTCAGCTTGTCGTTTCTGGCTCAGGGCCATATTAATATTACTTGAGCTTTTCTTTCCTCCTAAATCAAAGTCCCAACTTATGCCTGCATATACTTCGTATTTGTCTTGAGAGTTCTCCTCAATGGATTCACTAATCCCACCTCCTCGGCCAAAGCTCTTTAGTGAAACAAATAAGTCAACATTTGACTTTGCGGCCTCGTTTTCAATTCTCAGTAAGCTTTCAGAAATTTCTTTCCTTGTTTTTATTTGAGAACTCACCAGACCTTCTTTAATTATATTTACAACCTCGTTATCTGAAAGACTCAGTAAAGATTTTGAAATCTTCATTTGCTCTATGGATATTTTTGGGTTGTATCCAATTTCTAAAATAGATTTTAGCTTTATGCTCTCAATCTCTATTTTTGAATTAATTTCTGCTAGATTTTTTTGTCGGTTAGTTATTTCAACTTCTGAGGTAAGAAGTTCTGATTTACTAATAATGCCTGATTTTCTTTTTACTAAATTATGCTTATGGAGTCCCTTGAATCTATCTAAAGAACTTTGAGCAATTTCTTTTTCTCTAACTAATTTAACTAAATTCCAATAAATGACAATGGCATCACGAGCAACCTTATCCTTCTCAGCTTGTGTCCTATATTCAATACCTTTCCTTTGTAGCGATACTGCCTTTTTCTTAAAGTGGTATTCTCGGCTGCCAAAATTTCTCCACAATGGAATTGCGATTGATGTCTTATAAACACTATCCATGGCATCCAAGGAGAATTGATTGTTACTTGGGATCGTTCCCATTTCTTTGTCTTCAAAACCAACACCTAACCCAAATTTAAAACCATAAGAAGTCAGCTTCTCGTAATCTAAAGAAAGCCCATAACCCTCTTTCTTTGAATCTAATGTAATTGGAGGATTTGGATAGTTTTCGGATGTATACTTAAATAGCTTTGCTGATAACTTCCCATCAAGCATACCGTCAACTCCACTCTCTTGATATTCAGCTTGAACTGCGTTTTCATCTTGTATTTTAAATTCATTCGATTCTTCTAATATTTTTACTATTGAGGAAATATTCAATTTCTCCTGTGCAATAGCATTTTCAGGTAAAAACCCTCCCACCACTGAAAAAATAAGTAGCATTGCTATATTGTTCATTTTAGCACCTCTATATTTTTTAAACTTATCCCCTAAGTCATTTCCAATTAAATATAATGTGGGCATAAAAAGTAGAACAACGGTAGTACCAAATAGAAGTCCGTAAAGAATTGCTAAAGACAAAGGAGACAATAAAGGGTCATACCCACCAATAGCGTAAGCAGTAGGAGCGACGGCCAGCACAGTACTAATTGTTGTCAGTGAAATTGGCCTTAATCTTTCTTTGGCTCCCTGAATAAGTAGCTCTTTAGAAAAGCCACCATTATCTTTCATAAGCTGATTTATATGATCCACTAGAACGATTGAATCATTTACTACTATTCCAGCAAGCCCAATGAGTCCAATTCCAGCAAACATTGAAATAGGTAAATTGTGAAGATAAAAAGACAAGAATATTCCCACAACTCCAAAAGGAATTACCGTTAATATCAAAAAGGGTTTTGCGTATGAATCAAACATTAAGCTTAAAATAAAATATATCCCAACAATGGCCAAACCTGCTGCTATTATTAGTCCTGAGAAAATCTTTGCCTCTTCTACAGGTCTTCCACTAATCGTATATTTAATATTTTTTTCTTTAACGAACTTTGACTTAAATACATCAAGCATTTCCACTGCGGTTATCTCTTTGGTATTAATGTTCCCTGTAACAGAAGTTGAGCGTAGACCATTATAATGCTTAATCTCAGCGTAAGAAGGTCTTTCTTCATAGTCAATCATCGTATCAAGCTTAATTAGTTGACCACGCTTATTTGCGATAGGAAGCTTGGAAATAAAATCAAAGTCACCTCTCGATTTTTTGTCCAGCCTTAATCTAAAATCATAGGACTTATTTATAGAGGAGTAATCCGTTACGACCTGTCCATCAAAAGCAATTCTCAAGGTTCTTATAATATCTACAGGCGTTAATCCTGCCTGAGCAACTTTCTTGTAGTTTAATTTAAGATTAATTTCATCTTTTCCCGGAATGAAATCATCTTTAACATCAGAGATACCTTTGATTTTTTTCAAAAAACTAATAACTTTATCAGACGATTCCTTTCTATCTTCGTTTTTATTAGAAGACATAATAATTTCAAAAGGTTCACCTAAAGGTGGCCCGATCCTCATTAGATCAAACTCTAAATCATACCCTTTAGATTTAAATGTCTCTGAATGTTTACTATTTATTTCATTTATTAAATCTTGAGCGGTTCTTTCTCTATCGCTATATGGAGTCAGATACACTAAGAATGAGACTAAATTTTCCTCAGTTCCAAAATTTGTAAGAGAACTTAAACTATGAGTTCCTATTCGTGTGGTATACCCAACAAGTTCATTCTCTTTTAAATTTCCAATGCTATTTTCAACATCCTTTATTATTGCTTCTACCTTTTCTGGAGCGTATCCTTTTTCTAAAGTAATTTTTAGAGAAAATCCTTCTGACGCTTCTTGAGGAAAGGAGTCTTTCCGAACCTTAGTAGCTCCAATGAATACACTGAACACAAATAATCCAAGAAACCCTAGTATTGCGAGATAGCGAAATTTTAGAACTTTGGTAAGTATTTTTTCATAAAGATTTTCCCAAAATATAACAACACTATTCTTTTTATAGCCACCTTTCTTTATTGATCCATGTGCTAAGTGGGCCGGTAACAGCAAATAGCAATCTATCAATGATACAAATAATGCGATCATTACAACTGTTGGCATTTGCCATATAAATTTTCCGGGCAAACCTCCCAGTGCCAATAATGGTAAAAATGCTGTAATTGTTGTTAATGAAGCTGCTAGAACAGGCCTCCATAGCCTTCCAACCGAATTGCTTGCTGCTTCCTCTGGACTTTCACCATTTTCTATATTTACATCAAATCGCTCACTGATAACCATCGCATCATCAACAATCATTCCTAAAACAATGACAAATGCTCCCATTGAAACTGAATTTAGAGTCAGTCCCATTGGCACAAACAAAATCATGCTTCCAAATACAGTAAACGGAATTCCAAAGGCAGTCCAAAAAGCCGGTTTACCTCCTAAAAAATAAAATAGTAATATAAGGACGAGTACAAAGCCGATTAGCCCATTATTTTTCAATAAGGTAAATTTGCTTCTAGCATTATCTGAAACATCGTTATTGAGTTTGTAACTTGTTCCGGTAGGAAGCTCTTCTAGCTTAAGGAGTTCTTTTATTTTGTCCGACACCTTAAGTTGATCAACACCACTGCGAATGGCCACCAAAATGGTTGCACCACGCATACCATTATTTCTGACTATAAGTTTATCGTCTTTCGGTCGATAAATTATATTCGCGACATCACCAAGATAGACCCCTTGGCCGTCTGGAGACATCCTAATGACTGTATTTAAAACGTCTTCAGCTTTTTCGTATTTATTGAAAGATACAATCTTCTTTTGAGCGATAAAGGATTCTAACGTCCCCCCAGTTCCCACCTGATTTCTTGAGTTAATTGCGTAGTAAACTGAATTTAAATCAATATCCCTATCAAAGGCCTTTTTAGCATCCACTTCGATATGGATTTCTTCGTCAGGTAACCCGACCGTTGTTACACTTGATACGCCAGAAACTTTTCTTAAGTCATCCTCGATTTGAGGTAATTTGTTTTTCAAAAGATCATATGAACCTGAAAATGCTATTTCCATAATGGGTCTATCTTCGGTCGTTACACTGGTAATAACGGGTTGCCCCTCTATGTCGGAAGGAAAATCATCTATTTTATCAATCTCAGACTGCACATCTGCTAGTAAATCTTTAAATTGAAAATCATTTAAATCATCATCAGCAAAAATTGTTATTCTCGATACACTTTCAATAGAGCTAGATCGAAATTCCTTGATATTGCCAATCTCAGCAATTTTGTCTTCGATTTTTCCAGTAACATTTAATTCAACATCTTTTGAAGAAGCTCCCGGATATTTAGTTACAATGACAATTTGATTCATCGAAACTCCAGGGAATGCCTCTTTTGGGACTTTGTAAATGAAATATCCACCGAGTATAAAGTTTAAAGCTAAAATAAAATTAACAAGTATAGGCCTTCTAATAAAATATAATGTTACGCTTTTCATAATATCCTTATTTACTCTCTTCTGAGTCCTTTAATAACTATATCAACTCTCATTTTGATTGCTTCATCCGTCATCAGTTTTTTACTGACGGCACTCACGCCTAGATCAAAAACCTTATTTACACCTAAATTCTTGAGTAAGCCTGGTATTAAATTTGAAAGTCCAATACTACCGGCAATTTGAGTCAGAATAAGAGGTAGGGGAGCTTCTATTAGAATTTTATTTTTCTGACAATCCTTTATAGTTTTTGCGAGTATCATAAAATGCTTTCTCATTTTTAATCGAGCAAATTTTCGAACAGCTTCTTCTCCATTTAGAATATCGTTTAAAAGGACAAGGATTAGATGACGATTATCTCTAGCAAATTTTGCCATTGATAATAATTGGCTTTCAAGGGTTGCGAGATTATCTTCTTTTTCAATTAATTCAAAATCCACAAAAAAATCTTCATATACTTCACTTAGTATCAACTTAATAAACTTGTCTTTATTACCAAAGTGATAACTAAACATTCCTAAGTTTACTTTTGCTGCTGTTGAGACTTCTCTTATGCTTAAATTCGATGCACCTTTCTTTATTAATAACTTTCGTCCCTCAACCAAGAGCTTTTTATCAGTATTTGTTGATTTTCTAGACATTAATGCTTCCACTCTTCATGTGAGAAAAGTTTTTCATAATCTAGTAAACTTTCATGAATTCTACTTAAGCCAGTCTTATAGTCCCCTTTCTCAAAAGCTGAAGATCCTGTCAAAATTCCGGCAAGTACAGGGTGAATAGCCTCATCCGCATCAGGCTCTAGTTTACAAGTCTTGAAGATATCACTTATTACCAGAGAAATAGCTTTACCCACCTTTTTAACTTCTGTTTTATTATCTTTATTTTTTTTATTCTTTTTAACAAGATTGAGTATTTTTTCCATTCGAATTTTTAAATCTTCAGTTGGTATAAACTTCTTAGCACCAAGATCTTTTACTTTACCAGAGGATATAGAATGATCATGTTCTTTTGAATCTTTGCTGTGATTGTGCTCATTAGAAAAAGCAGTATTTAATGTAATTACTAAAACGATACAGATTAATTTATTCATTTTTATCCTTTTTTGACCTATTTTTTTATGAGACCTATAACTATACGGGTGTATAGTTATAGGTGTAAGTAATTGCAAATGCAACTAAATAATAATGTAATTACGTGAATATATCGCTTCATTACACCTAGAGTGTTGTTTTTATTGATTACTTTCAAAATAAATAAAACTTGTCGGCAGTTAAATCGTATGCAAGAGCTTGAAAATATAAAGAATGAGTTTGGTAAAGATATTTTTGTAAAAAATTTTGAAATACTAAGAGAAGATTCGAATATAGTCTCGTGTCGCTCCAAACTATTGGCTACATGATCTAGAACAATATATTAAAGAAAGTGTACCAGAAGAAGCGGCTTAGGCCACTTCTTTATTTTGTATATTTCCCAGATTCATTTTTATAATTCATAATTAAGTATGCACGGATGCTAATTGATTTTTTTCATATTGCTCACGTATGAGCACTCCTTTGTAATAGCTAGGACATCCCAAAAAATGTCCTAGCTTATTGTAAATTGTTATTGCAACTTGATCATAGAGTGCTGTCTAAAAAAGTCTGTTAGTTCACCAGTTATCTTCATTAGCTCCCATTTCTCATCAGATATTTTTATATTTTTGTCTTCCCATAGTTTTCTTATTCTTGGCATTTCATCAACAATTGTGATTTTAGATTGTTGTAATTCTTTACATAGATCATCATTCATCTTGCTAACCCAAAATTGAACTAAATCATCAGGATAAATTTTACTTCCAAGCTTGGTCTTGTTTAACTTCTTCAAAAGTTTGTCTGTTAGCTCTTTTGTCTTTCGTTTTATTGGTAATGTTGTTCTGTTGCCAATTGTACTTACTATTTGTGTTTGCTTTTTACCGTTCATGTTAATTTCCTTTTATGGTTAAGATGCCATTGATTTTAAAACTTGGTATACAGTCTTGAGCTTTTCGTTATCCATTTTGGATATTAAAAGGTGACACTCATCTTTATGGTTTATGGGTATATCTCCGCTTTTTAGTAACTTATTCAAGTCATCAAGGGTGAGATTAAAAATTCGACACATATCCTTTATCCTGTCTGACGGTATCGGTTGTCTTGATTGCTCGTAGTGGCAAATAAGGGTGTGACTAACTCCTAGAAGCTTCGCTAAGTCCCTTATTCTCATTCCAGCTGAGATGCGCAGATGTCTAAAAACTTGTGCTGTTGGAAGCTTCTCGCATTCCTGTAAAGCTAAATTCACGTTCTTCTCCTTTTGTTAGATTGTGAATCGCTCTTTGATAATTCTATAACCAACTTAATATCTAGAAGTGATGGAAATTGATTATGAATTCCCATTTTCTATAAGTTGGTTAGGGTAAAAATATGGATGAAAATTGTGACTGAATTAGTCGTAGGCAAATTGTAGGCAAAATTTAGGCAACGATCGTGACTTTTTGTGATCTACTGTGATTTTGTTAAAAACTGAATTATTTAAACTATTGAAAGGTCTTCCGTGTGATTTTAGGGAATTAAAAAAGCCCATCAGAGACGGGCTTTTTTATGTACTAAAAATGGCGGGAGAGACGGGACTCGAACCCGCGGCCTTCGCCGTGACAGGGCGACGTTATAACCAACTTAACTACTCCCCCGCATTTCGTGAGATTAAATATAAGGATTTATAGGTGTAGAGTCAATAGAGAAATTGGTCTTTTTTAATAAAATTGTGAAGAGACAAAAGTTTTTATTGAAATGACCAGTAGCAGTACCGAGAATAATCTATTGGCGAGCTTTGGGCTAACTCTCTGTGTCCAACTTACTCCAAGCTTAGAAGAAAGAGACGAACCGATGAAGAGTGCGATCACCACTGAGAAATTTACATATCCCACCTGTCCCATTTCTAGAAATCTATAGTTGAAAACAAAAGTTGGAGTTGGTTGTAGTAGGTATGTGAGCATTCCTGTGAAAGTTCCAACTACCATGCAGGTGTTACTATTAACTGAGAGGAGCTTAAAGGGAATATTTAGAATAACTATAAATAGTGGAACGAGGATAGCCCCGCCTCCAAGGCCTGTCATTCCCGAAATAAGACCTCCTATGAGACCTGTGAGTATACCAAGCAGGATTGTTTTCATATTGAGTTCAGGGGCCCACTTTTCTTCGTTATTAGTTTCTTTCTTATTTAAAATAGTTCTAAGGGCGATGAGAAAAACAAAGATGCTAAAGATTAGTTTAATAGTTTTTCCATCCATAAGCAGCGTGAGCTTTCCACCAATAATCACACCTGTAAGCATGGAGAGAGCAATGGGAGCAAGATATTTAAAATTTGGCTTAACTCCCGCCTTTATAAAAAAGAAAACATTCTTAAAAGAATTGAAGAAGATAAGCGTGAGCGATGTTGCAATGACTACTTGAGGGGGGAGGTAAGAGAAGAACGTGTAGAGGGTAGGAACGATCAGAATTCCTCCGCCAACTCCAAAGAAAGTGGAGAGTAGTCCTACGAAAATACCAGTAATTACAAGTCCTAAAAGTATCATGATTAGAGTTTATAGAGGCAAATAGGAGATGTACAGTTGCCACATTCATTTCCTTAGATAGAATAGACAAAAGGATAATTTATGAAAATTTTTATTACGGGTGGGACAACTGGAATTGGTTGGTCGCTAGCAAAAGAATATTTAGAGGATGATCATATTGTTGGGATCTGTGGCAGAGATTTATCTCGAATTGAAACCGGCGCTCTTGAAAAGTTTAAGAACTTAAAGACCTATAAAGTCGATGTCACAAATAGAGAAGAGTTAATTGCAGCAGTAGATGAATTTAGTGAAGGCTCTCTCGATCTAATGATTGCGAGTGCCGGTCGAAGTGTTGGTAGTAAAACTAAGG
This window harbors:
- a CDS encoding helix-turn-helix transcriptional regulator yields the protein MNLALQECEKLPTAQVFRHLRISAGMRIRDLAKLLGVSHTLICHYEQSRQPIPSDRIKDMCRIFNLTLDDLNKLLKSGDIPINHKDECHLLISKMDNEKLKTVYQVLKSMAS
- a CDS encoding sulfite exporter TauE/SafE family protein, which encodes MILLGLVITGIFVGLLSTFFGVGGGILIVPTLYTFFSYLPPQVVIATSLTLIFFNSFKNVFFFIKAGVKPNFKYLAPIALSMLTGVIIGGKLTLLMDGKTIKLIFSIFVFLIALRTILNKKETNNEEKWAPELNMKTILLGILTGLIGGLISGMTGLGGGAILVPLFIVILNIPFKLLSVNSNTCMVVGTFTGMLTYLLQPTPTFVFNYRFLEMGQVGYVNFSVVIALFIGSSLSSKLGVSWTQRVSPKLANRLFSVLLLVISIKTFVSSQFY
- a CDS encoding TetR/AcrR family transcriptional regulator, whose product is MSRKSTNTDKKLLVEGRKLLIKKGASNLSIREVSTAAKVNLGMFSYHFGNKDKFIKLILSEVYEDFFVDFELIEKEDNLATLESQLLSMAKFARDNRHLILVLLNDILNGEEAVRKFARLKMRKHFMILAKTIKDCQKNKILIEAPLPLILTQIAGSIGLSNLIPGLLKNLGVNKVFDLGVSAVSKKLMTDEAIKMRVDIVIKGLRRE
- a CDS encoding efflux RND transporter permease subunit — translated: MKSVTLYFIRRPILVNFILALNFILGGYFIYKVPKEAFPGVSMNQIVIVTKYPGASSKDVELNVTGKIEDKIAEIGNIKEFRSSSIESVSRITIFADDDLNDFQFKDLLADVQSEIDKIDDFPSDIEGQPVITSVTTEDRPIMEIAFSGSYDLLKNKLPQIEDDLRKVSGVSSVTTVGLPDEEIHIEVDAKKAFDRDIDLNSVYYAINSRNQVGTGGTLESFIAQKKIVSFNKYEKAEDVLNTVIRMSPDGQGVYLGDVANIIYRPKDDKLIVRNNGMRGATILVAIRSGVDQLKVSDKIKELLKLEELPTGTSYKLNNDVSDNARSKFTLLKNNGLIGFVLVLILLFYFLGGKPAFWTAFGIPFTVFGSMILFVPMGLTLNSVSMGAFVIVLGMIVDDAMVISERFDVNIENGESPEEAASNSVGRLWRPVLAASLTTITAFLPLLALGGLPGKFIWQMPTVVMIALFVSLIDCYLLLPAHLAHGSIKKGGYKKNSVVIFWENLYEKILTKVLKFRYLAILGFLGLFVFSVFIGATKVRKDSFPQEASEGFSLKITLEKGYAPEKVEAIIKDVENSIGNLKENELVGYTTRIGTHSLSSLTNFGTEENLVSFLVYLTPYSDRERTAQDLINEINSKHSETFKSKGYDLEFDLMRIGPPLGEPFEIIMSSNKNEDRKESSDKVISFLKKIKGISDVKDDFIPGKDEINLKLNYKKVAQAGLTPVDIIRTLRIAFDGQVVTDYSSINKSYDFRLRLDKKSRGDFDFISKLPIANKRGQLIKLDTMIDYEERPSYAEIKHYNGLRSTSVTGNINTKEITAVEMLDVFKSKFVKEKNIKYTISGRPVEEAKIFSGLIIAAGLAIVGIYFILSLMFDSYAKPFLILTVIPFGVVGIFLSFYLHNLPISMFAGIGLIGLAGIVVNDSIVLVDHINQLMKDNGGFSKELLIQGAKERLRPISLTTISTVLAVAPTAYAIGGYDPLLSPLSLAILYGLLFGTTVVLLFMPTLYLIGNDLGDKFKKYRGAKMNNIAMLLIFSVVGGFLPENAIAQEKLNISSIVKILEESNEFKIQDENAVQAEYQESGVDGMLDGKLSAKLFKYTSENYPNPPITLDSKKEGYGLSLDYEKLTSYGFKFGLGVGFEDKEMGTIPSNNQFSLDAMDSVYKTSIAIPLWRNFGSREYHFKKKAVSLQRKGIEYRTQAEKDKVARDAIVIYWNLVKLVREKEIAQSSLDRFKGLHKHNLVKRKSGIISKSELLTSEVEITNRQKNLAEINSKIEIESIKLKSILEIGYNPKISIEQMKISKSLLSLSDNEVVNIIKEGLVSSQIKTRKEISESLLRIENEAAKSNVDLFVSLKSFGRGGGISESIEENSQDKYEVYAGISWDFDLGGKKSSSNINMALSQKRQAEFRERQVELNLNNGFGEIKGRVQSNTEQITYLKKIIVQQKEILKAEKKRFKNGKITTLDYVKLQEAYDRSSLQIIGLEFLNEVTSLNLFNTIGKMEIYLTKYKNGETL